GCCGCACCTGCGTGCGAGCCGCGGCTGCGTCGTCAACGTCTCCTCGGTGGCCGGGCGGGTCCCGCAGCCCTACGCCGCGGCGTACGCCGCCGCCAAGGGCGGGCTCACCGCGCTCACCCGCTCGCTGGCCCTGGAGCTCTCGCCCGACGGCATCCGCGTCAACGCGGTGTGCCCCGGCGCGGTGGACACCCCGCTCATCGCCCGGGTGGCCGAGAACTACCCGACCGACCTCGACCCGCGCGTCTCCGACCGGCTGCTCGCGATGCTGCCCGGCCCGGCCTCCAGCGCCGACGAGATCGCCTCCTCGGTGGTCTACCTCGCCTCCGCCGACGCGCGGATGATGACCGGCGCGGTGCTCGCCCACGACGGCGGCATGAGCTGAGCCCCGACGGCGCGCCGGCTGTCGCCGTGGCTAGGCTGGGGCGCCCCCGCCGGTGTAGCTCAGTTGGCAGAGCACCTCTCTTGTAAAGAGGATGTCGCAGGTTCGATCCCTGTCACCGGCTCGTGACGGACCTGACTGGCCCGACCGGCCCGAGCGCCCCGTACGGCGTGCTCGTGCTGGCCGCCACCCCCATCGGCCAGGCCGGGGACGCCCCGCCGCGCCTCGCCGCGGAGCTCTCCGGGGCCGACGTGGTCGCCGCCGAGGACACCCGCCGCCTGCGCCGCCTCACCACCGACCTCGGCATCGAGCTGAGCGGACGCGTGGTGTCCTACTTCGAGGGCAACGAGGTCGCGCGCACCCCCACGCTGCTCGAGGCGCTGCAGGCCGGGCAGCGCGTGGTGCTGGTGACCGACGCCGGGATGCCCAGCGTCTCCGACCCCGGCTACCGCCTCGTCGCGGCCGCCGTGGAGGTCGGGATCCGGGTCACCGCGGTGCCCGGACCCAGTGCGGTGCTGACCGCGCTCGCCGTCAGCGGGCTGCCCGTCGACCGGTTCTGCTTCGAGGGGTTCCTGCCCCGCAAGGCCGGCGAGCGCGCCCGGCGCCTGGACTCCCTGGCCGCCGAGGAGCGCACGATGGTGTTCTTCGAGGCCCCGCACCGCACCGAGGCGGCGCTGGCCGCGATGGCGACCTCCTGGGGCGAGGACCGGGTCGCCGCCGTGTGCCGCGAGCTGACCAAGACCCACGAGGAGGTGCGCCGCGGACCGCTCGGCGAGCTCGTCGCCTGGGCCGGCGAGGGCGTGCGCGGCGAGGTGACGATCGTGGTCACCGGCGCCGACCCGACCGCAGCCCTCTCCACCGAGCCCGCCGCCCTGGTCGCGGCCGTGACCGAGCGCGAGGAGGAGGGGATGTCGCGCAAGGAGGCGATCGCCGAGGTCGCCCGCCTGGCCGGGGTGCCCAAGCGCGAGGTCTACCAGCTGGTGCACGTGCCATGAGCGGGCTGCCGCCTCGCCCGCTGCCGGCGCGGATCACCTCCTACCGCCACGACGGCCTCGAGTTCGACGTCGTCGACGAGGGCCCCCTCGACGGTGACGTCGTCGTGCTGCTGCACGGCTTCCCGGAGCGCGCCTCGAGCTGGCACCAGGTCGCCGCCCGGCTGCACGCCCACGGCCTGCGCACCCTCGCGCCCGACCAGCGCGGCTACTCCCCGGGCGCCCGCCCGCCCCGGCGCCGCGACTACCGGCTCTCCCTGCTCACCGCCGACGTGGTCGCCCTGATCGAGCGGGTCGGCGGCCCGGTCCACCTCGTCGGGCACGACTGGGGCGCGATCGTGGCCTGGTCGCTGACCCAGGCCCGCCCCGACCAGGTCCGCACCCTCACCGCCTTCTCGGTCCCGCACCCGCGCGCGCTCGCCCGCTCGATGCGCTCCTCGCGCCAGCCGCTGCGCTCCTGGTACGTCGGTGCCTTCCAGGTGCGCGGTCTCGCCGAGCGCGTGCTGGCCCACCCGCGCCTGGCCGCCCGCATCCTGACCCGCGCCGGGATGGACGCCGACGACCTGGCCCACTTCGAGCGCGGCATCGTCGCGCACGGAGCGCTGCGTGGCGGCCTGATGTGGTACCGCGCCCTGGGCCTGGTCGACCGCGACCGGTCCGCGCGCCACGTCACCGTGCCGACCACCCTGGTGTGGAGCGACGGCGACTCCTTCCTCGACCGCGACGGCGCCGAGCGCACCGAGGAGTACGTCGACGCCCCCTACGAGCTCGTCGTGCTCGCCGGGGTCACCCACTGGATCCCCTCGCAGGCGCCCGACGCCGCCGCCGAGGCCGTCCTCGAGAGGATCACCGGCACATGAGCACGCCCGCCACCGCACCGCGCGAGGACCTCCCGCCGGTCCCGGAGCCGCTGCCGCACCCGGTCGTGGACAACCACTGCCACCTCGACATGGGCCGCGGCGACGCGCCCGCCCTGCCGGTCGAGGAGGCCCTGGTCGCGGCCGCCGCGGTCGGGGTGACCCGGATCGTGCAGATCGGCTGCGACCTGCCCGGCGCCCGCTGGGCGGTCCAGGCGGCAGCGACGTACGACGCCCTGGTCGCGAGCGTGGCCCTGCACCCCAACGAGGCGCCGCGCCTGGCCGCCGCCGGGCGGCTCGAGGCGGCGCTGGCCGAGATCGAGCAGCTGGCCGGGGCGCACCCCGGCGTCCGTGCGGTGGGGGAGACCGGCCTCGACCACTTCCGCACCGGCGAGGAGGGGCGCGCCGCGCAGGTCGAGTCGTTCCGCCGCCACATCGACCTCGCCAAGCGGCTCGACAAGACCCTGGTCATCCACGACCGCGACGCCCACGACGAGGTGCTGGCCGTGCTCGACGAGGAGGGCGCGCCCGAGCGCTGGGTGATGCACTGCTTCTCCGGGGACGCGGAGTTCGCGCGGCGCTGCCTGGACCGGGGCGCCCACCTGTCCTTCGCGGGCACCATCACCTTCAAGAACGCCGACCCGCTGCGCGAGGCGCTGGCCCTGGTGCCCGGTGAGCGGCTGCTGGTCGAGACCGATGCGCCGTACCTGACGCCGATGCCGCACCGGGGCCGCACCAACGCCTCCTACCTGGTGCCGCTGACCGTGCGGACGATGGCCGAGGTGCGCGGCGACGACCTCGCCGAGCTCTGCGCCGGCATCGACGCCGCCACGGAACAGGCGTTCGGCGGCACCTGGGGCGCGGCCGCGTCGTCCATCTGAGATCGACGTCTAGAGGGGCTGAGAGCGCCGTTCATCCCCGCGCTGACCTGCACCGACAGCTCCTCAGCAGGGGTGCTCAGCGTGGCGAGAGCCTGCTCACGTCGCGCGTCCAGGACTTGGCCGGACGCGGGGGGCTCTGGTGTGGTGGAGTACTGACAGCCGGGATCGCCATGGTCCCGCCGGTGCCGCTGGTGGCCAGCACGATCGTCGCCCGGCACTCCCGTCACTCCAGCACCACGCACGATAGTGGTGCGGCGCGGACGGGCCGCCGGCGGGGGTTGAGACCCGGACAGCTCCGACCTTGGAGAACTGTGCGACGTATCAACACCCTTGTTTCGACCGCCGCCCGCAGCCGCGTCTGGCTGGTCTCGCTGAGCGCCGTCGTCGTGCTGGCCGTGGCCGGCACCACCCTCGGCTACAGCGCGATGGCCGACACCGTCACCCTCACCGTGGACGGTGAGGAGCGCCAGCTCGACGCCCGCGCCGCGACCGTCGGCGACGTCCTGGCCGACGAAGGCATCGAGATCGGCGAGCACGACCAGGTCGCGCCGTCGCTCGGCGAGCCGATCGAGGACGGCAGCGAGATCTCCGTGCGCTACGGCCGCCCGCTCGACCTGACCGTCGACGGCAAGACCGAGACGCACTGGGTCACCGCCACCGACGTGGACTCCGCGCTCGCGCAGATCGGCCGCGGCTTCGACGGCGCCGAGCTGTCGCTGAGCCGTGGTGGCGAGCTGGACCGCTCCGGCGCCGAGCTCGACGTCGTCACCCCCAAGAAGCTGACCCTGGTCGTCGCCGGCAAGAAGCCGGTCAAGAAGACCATGACCGCCAGCACCGTCGAGGACGCCCTCGAGGAGCTCGGCGTGAAGGTCGACAAGCTCGACGAGGTCAAGCCCGGCTTCGACAAGCGCGTGCGCAACGGCGACAAGATCGTCTTCACCGACGTGCGCAAGGTGACCCGCAAGATGACCGAGTCGATCGCCTTCGGCACCGTCGAGCGCAACGACTCCTCGATGTTCGAGGGCGAGGACGAGGTCGCCCGCGAGGGCCGCGCGGGCGCCCGCAGCGCGACGTACCGCGTCACCCTGCGCAACGGCCAGGTCGCGAACCGCACGCTGCTCAGCGCCACCGTCACCCGCAAGCCCGTCGACCGCGTCGTCGAGGTCGGCACCAAGGAGCGGCCCACCGCTCCCGCCGCCCCCGCCGCGAACTACGCCGGCGGCAGCTCGGTGTGGGACAGCCTCGCCCAGTGCGAGTCCGGCGGGAACTGGGCCATCAACACCGGCAACGGCTACTACGGCGGCCTGCAGTTCAACCTGCAGACCTGGCGCGCCTACGGCGGCACCGGCTACCCGCACACGAACAGCCGCGAGACCCAGATCGCCGTCGCCACGCGACTGCGTGACGCCAACGGCGGGTACGGCGCCTGGCCGTCGTGCTCCTCCAAGCTGGGGCTGCGCTGACGGTCCGCCTGCATGAGTCCCCGGTCGACCGGGGACTCCTGCACTGGATGGGCGTTGCAACACCCGACAAGTGCAGGAGTCGCCTGACAGGCGGCCGTGGCCCGCGCCTAGGCTGGAGCCATGACTGACACCTCCGCCGGCCCGAGACTCCTCGGGCCGGCGGAGGTGCGTCAGCTGGCGGCCGAGCTCGACCTGCGCCCCACCAAGCAGCGCGGCCAGAACTTCGTCATCGACCCCAACACCGTGCGGCGCATCGTCCGCGAGTCGGGCGTCGGCGCCGACGACGTGGTGCTCGAGGTGGGCCCCGGACTGGGCTCGCTGACCCTCGCCCTGCTCGAGGTGTCCGGTCGCGTGGTCGCCATCGAGCTCGACCCGCTGCTCGCCGGCCGGCTGCCGCGCACCATCGCCGAGCACGCCCCCGCGCAGGCCGACCGGTTCGAGGTCGTCCTGGGCGACGCGATGCGCGTCACCGAGGTGCCCGGTCCCGCGCCCACCGCGCTGGTGGCCAACCTGCCCTACAACGTCTCCGTCCCGGTGCTGCTGCACCTGCTGGCGCTGCTGCCCTCCCTGGAGCGCGGCCTGGTGATGGTGCAGAGCGAGGTCGCCGACCGGCTCGCCGCCCGCCCCGGCTCCAAGGTGTACGGCGTCCCGTCGGTCAAGGCCGCCTGGTACGCCGACGTGCGTCGCGCCGGCGCGATCGGTCGCACCGTCTTCTGGCCCGCCCCCAACGTCGACTCGGGGCTGGTGGCCTGGACCCGGCGGGACCCGCCGCAGACCACCGCGACCCGCGAGCAGGTCTTCGCGGTCGTCGACGCCGCCTTCTCCCAGCGCCGCAAGGCGCTGCGCGGGGTGTTGCGCGCGCTCGCGCCGGCCGTCGAGGTCGACGCCGCGCTCGAGCAGGCCGGGGTCGCGCCGCTCACCCGCGGGGAGACCCTCGAGGTCGGCGACTACGTCCGGATCGCCGAGGCGCTCGCGCAGGTGGCCCGATGAGCCTCACGGTCCGGGCTCCGGCCAAGATCAACC
This Nocardioides dokdonensis FR1436 DNA region includes the following protein-coding sequences:
- the rsmI gene encoding 16S rRNA (cytidine(1402)-2'-O)-methyltransferase, which codes for MTGPTGPSAPYGVLVLAATPIGQAGDAPPRLAAELSGADVVAAEDTRRLRRLTTDLGIELSGRVVSYFEGNEVARTPTLLEALQAGQRVVLVTDAGMPSVSDPGYRLVAAAVEVGIRVTAVPGPSAVLTALAVSGLPVDRFCFEGFLPRKAGERARRLDSLAAEERTMVFFEAPHRTEAALAAMATSWGEDRVAAVCRELTKTHEEVRRGPLGELVAWAGEGVRGEVTIVVTGADPTAALSTEPAALVAAVTEREEEGMSRKEAIAEVARLAGVPKREVYQLVHVP
- a CDS encoding resuscitation-promoting factor; this encodes MRRINTLVSTAARSRVWLVSLSAVVVLAVAGTTLGYSAMADTVTLTVDGEERQLDARAATVGDVLADEGIEIGEHDQVAPSLGEPIEDGSEISVRYGRPLDLTVDGKTETHWVTATDVDSALAQIGRGFDGAELSLSRGGELDRSGAELDVVTPKKLTLVVAGKKPVKKTMTASTVEDALEELGVKVDKLDEVKPGFDKRVRNGDKIVFTDVRKVTRKMTESIAFGTVERNDSSMFEGEDEVAREGRAGARSATYRVTLRNGQVANRTLLSATVTRKPVDRVVEVGTKERPTAPAAPAANYAGGSSVWDSLAQCESGGNWAINTGNGYYGGLQFNLQTWRAYGGTGYPHTNSRETQIAVATRLRDANGGYGAWPSCSSKLGLR
- a CDS encoding alpha/beta fold hydrolase; translation: MSGLPPRPLPARITSYRHDGLEFDVVDEGPLDGDVVVLLHGFPERASSWHQVAARLHAHGLRTLAPDQRGYSPGARPPRRRDYRLSLLTADVVALIERVGGPVHLVGHDWGAIVAWSLTQARPDQVRTLTAFSVPHPRALARSMRSSRQPLRSWYVGAFQVRGLAERVLAHPRLAARILTRAGMDADDLAHFERGIVAHGALRGGLMWYRALGLVDRDRSARHVTVPTTLVWSDGDSFLDRDGAERTEEYVDAPYELVVLAGVTHWIPSQAPDAAAEAVLERITGT
- a CDS encoding TatD family hydrolase, which gives rise to MSTPATAPREDLPPVPEPLPHPVVDNHCHLDMGRGDAPALPVEEALVAAAAVGVTRIVQIGCDLPGARWAVQAAATYDALVASVALHPNEAPRLAAAGRLEAALAEIEQLAGAHPGVRAVGETGLDHFRTGEEGRAAQVESFRRHIDLAKRLDKTLVIHDRDAHDEVLAVLDEEGAPERWVMHCFSGDAEFARRCLDRGAHLSFAGTITFKNADPLREALALVPGERLLVETDAPYLTPMPHRGRTNASYLVPLTVRTMAEVRGDDLAELCAGIDAATEQAFGGTWGAAASSI
- a CDS encoding SDR family NAD(P)-dependent oxidoreductase, whose amino-acid sequence is MSNRVVVITGAASGIGFATAERFRDLGDTVFGLDIAPTVPDGVTYVACDVGDKTAVDAAIATCAAAGRIDVLANVAGIVQFGRFETISEDLFDRVQAIDLKGPFFLMQAALPHLRASRGCVVNVSSVAGRVPQPYAAAYAAAKGGLTALTRSLALELSPDGIRVNAVCPGAVDTPLIARVAENYPTDLDPRVSDRLLAMLPGPASSADEIASSVVYLASADARMMTGAVLAHDGGMS
- the rsmA gene encoding 16S rRNA (adenine(1518)-N(6)/adenine(1519)-N(6))-dimethyltransferase RsmA, which gives rise to MTDTSAGPRLLGPAEVRQLAAELDLRPTKQRGQNFVIDPNTVRRIVRESGVGADDVVLEVGPGLGSLTLALLEVSGRVVAIELDPLLAGRLPRTIAEHAPAQADRFEVVLGDAMRVTEVPGPAPTALVANLPYNVSVPVLLHLLALLPSLERGLVMVQSEVADRLAARPGSKVYGVPSVKAAWYADVRRAGAIGRTVFWPAPNVDSGLVAWTRRDPPQTTATREQVFAVVDAAFSQRRKALRGVLRALAPAVEVDAALEQAGVAPLTRGETLEVGDYVRIAEALAQVAR